A part of Arachis hypogaea cultivar Tifrunner chromosome 12, arahy.Tifrunner.gnm2.J5K5, whole genome shotgun sequence genomic DNA contains:
- the LOC112730416 gene encoding uncharacterized protein, producing the protein MAETTRDEDRTEEDNRKGGRNVILLEEADISEGINACSNSLYGRLFASKTFSIGTMENALKAIWENSEGFSVSDKGYNSFQFFFNKEVDVLRIERGSPWLFKDYVLHVKRWKEDENCDEEIISNFPVWVQFWDLLESFKALEVGHKLGEKLGTVLEVGKFQMRDRETRIVKTKINIDAARQVRDQLIVAGPNKKEVEVALRYERFGKFCTYCAKLGHEVKNCHDLLKDTESDMVKEDDIGE; encoded by the coding sequence ATGGCTGAGACAACGAGGGATGAAGATCGGACCGAGGAAGACAACCGGAAAGGAGGTAGGAATGTGATTCTACTGGAAGAGGCAGACATATCAGAAGGTATTAACGCTTGCTCCAATAGTCTCTATGGCAGACTCTTTGCTTCCAAAACCTTCTCAATTGGAACCATGGAGAATGCTTTAAAGGCTATATGGGAAAACTCGGAAGGATTTAGCGTGAGTGATAAAGGGTATAATTCCTTccaattcttttttaataaagaagtgGATGTCTTGCGTATTGAACGTGGTTCTCCATGGCTATTCAAAGATTATGTGCTCCATGTCAAGAGATGGAAGGAAGATGAGAACTGTGATGAAGAGATTATTTCCAATTTTCCAGTTTGGGTTCAATTTTGGGATTTGCTAGAATCGTTTAAAGCCCTCGAAGTTGGACATAAATTGGGAGAGAAACTGGGCACAGTGTTGGAGGTAGGTAAATTTCAGATGCGAGATAGAGAAACTAGGATTGTGAAGACCAAAATCAATATTGATGCTGCCAGGCAAGTGAGAGATCAGTTAATAGTGGCAGGACCTAATAAAAAGGAGGTAGAAGTGGCACTGCGCTATGAGAGATTTGGAAAGTTCTGTACCTATTGCGCAAAATTGGGGCATGAGGTAAAAAACTGCCATGATCTGTTGAAGGACACAGAGAGTGATATGGTAAAAGAGGATGACATTGGCGAATGA